GGCGTGAAAGAGACGCCGGAAGTGACCCGCAAGCGCAACTCGCTGGAAAACCAAAAGCAAAAGCTGGATGAGCAAATCAAACAGGCGGAGGCGATCAAAGGCGGCTCGCTTAACCTCAGCGCGCAGATCGTTAATCTGCGGCGCGACAACCTGAAAACGCAGTTGGCGCTTAACTCCGGCAGTATTTTCGGCCCGCGTTTCTGGTCGCCGCTGTTTGGCATGCAGCAGATGGATGGCGATAAGCTGGCGAACTTCCGCACCGAGCTAACGGATTCCGTCGCGCTGGCGTGGGAGCCGGGCTGGCGGTTCGGCACCATTATGTGGCTGGTTGCGGCGGTGCTGATCGCCACGCTGGGCCGTCGCTACGGGGAAGAGTTCCTCGCCTGGATTAGCATCAACAAACTGCCGGAAGGGCGCTTGCGCCGCAGCTTCCTGGCGGCAGCGATCGCTCTGACCACGCTGGTGGCGGTGGTGCTGGCGTTTAACTTCCTCGATCAGGCCTTTACCCGCCGAGAAGAAGTTTCTGATGATGTGCAGGGTTTTGTTGATCGTCTGGTGCAGCTCAGCGTTTTCTGCGGCCTGATTGCCGGGCTGGGGCGTGCTTTTTTGTCAACGCGCCGTCCTTCATGGCGACTGCCGGCGATTTCCAATGAGGTGGCGCAGGCGCTGAAACCTTACCCGCCGCTGACTGCCACACTGGTCTTCATTTTCCAGACGGTGGAAGCGCTGAACAGCACCGTCGGCACCAGCGTCGGCACCACTATTCTGGCCAACGGCATGACAGCGCTGCTGGTCGGCGCTACCGCGCTCTCTATTAGCTTCCGCTCCAGCCGCGTGCGTCGTCGGCTGGTGCAGGAAGGGCAGGTGCCAGAGGCGAAATCGACGCTGGTCGGCCTGATTCAGATGTCGATTACCTTTATCGGGCTGGCGATCATGCTGTCGCTGATTATCGGCTACGTTACCCTGGCGCGCTTCCTGAGCTATGAATTGATCTGGCTGGGCATCGTCTGCGGCGCCTACTATTTCCTTAGCCATCTGGTGAGCGACGGCTGTGAAACGCTGCTATCGGTCAACAGCCCGACCGGCAAGCGGATGCAAAGCTCGCTGAATATTGATGAGCGTCATCTGTCGCAGGCGGCGGCGCTGTTATCGGCGCTGGGTAAAACCATTCTGCTGCTGTTTGCGGTAGTGGCGGTACTGAACGGTACCTTTGGCACCTCAACGCCGATTGAACTGCTGCAAAAGGCGGTGGAATTCTGGGGCGGGAAGGGGCTGGAGTCACTGAATATCGTGCCGGCGCATCTGGTCAACGCGCTGCTGTGCATGGCGATCGGCATTTATGTGCTGCGTTCAGTTCGCCGCTGGCTGGATAACGATTTCCTGCCGAAAACCACTATGGATACCGGCATGCGCGTTTCGCTGGTGACGCTGTTCAGCAATATCGGCTACGTGCTGGTGATTCTGCTGACGCTCTCGACCATGGGAGTGCAGTGGAACAAGCTGGCCTGGATTGTCAGCGCCCTGTCGGTGGGTATCGGTTTTGGCCTGCAGGAGATT
This Mixta hanseatica DNA region includes the following protein-coding sequences:
- a CDS encoding DUF3772 domain-containing protein, with translation MSKWLRLMRASLLALLVLAPLGIHAADNAEDSAAAGEEAVVKVNASVELPKMQKILDKIKGQVSGETNDAQLSQLNDMALELSGNADTLGQALIPQRQQLMAQLAVLGPAPKADSGVKETPEVTRKRNSLENQKQKLDEQIKQAEAIKGGSLNLSAQIVNLRRDNLKTQLALNSGSIFGPRFWSPLFGMQQMDGDKLANFRTELTDSVALAWEPGWRFGTIMWLVAAVLIATLGRRYGEEFLAWISINKLPEGRLRRSFLAAAIALTTLVAVVLAFNFLDQAFTRREEVSDDVQGFVDRLVQLSVFCGLIAGLGRAFLSTRRPSWRLPAISNEVAQALKPYPPLTATLVFIFQTVEALNSTVGTSVGTTILANGMTALLVGATALSISFRSSRVRRRLVQEGQVPEAKSTLVGLIQMSITFIGLAIMLSLIIGYVTLARFLSYELIWLGIVCGAYYFLSHLVSDGCETLLSVNSPTGKRMQSSLNIDERHLSQAAALLSALGKTILLLFAVVAVLNGTFGTSTPIELLQKAVEFWGGKGLESLNIVPAHLVNALLCMAIGIYVLRSVRRWLDNDFLPKTTMDTGMRVSLVTLFSNIGYVLVILLTLSTMGVQWNKLAWIVSALSVGIGFGLQEIVKNFISGLILLTERPVKVGDLVSISGIEGDIRRINVRATEIQLGDKSTVIVPNSQLISQNVRNATMGNAQGVVTITLTFPLDIDPVQVREILLAVYKENERILETPEPSVSFKDLTPQGIVLSVTGNVSNQRQIGGAKSDLLFDILTRLRKEGIVLSRPQTMIIEQKNGEMVVKQPQQS